The Lycium barbarum isolate Lr01 chromosome 9, ASM1917538v2, whole genome shotgun sequence genome has a segment encoding these proteins:
- the LOC132611217 gene encoding uncharacterized protein LOC132611217 isoform X3, protein MNLDIAWVLARFLLRLGLPFHGHDESISSTNRGIFLELLQWYGAMDQEVGSIILQNAPKNEMMCYPKIQKDIVDACAKETIKAIIEDLDGDYFGILVDESKDISHKEQMALVLRYVDKKGEVIERFVGIVHVNDTSARSMKETIYSFLSDHSLSPSQIRGQGYDGASNMQGELNGLKSLILRDTPSAYSTHCFAHQLQLTLVALAKKNTDVDDFFCIVTNVLNIVGASYKRRDLLRQHQAAKLEELLISGEVHTGRGLNQERGLQRPEDGSRYCQCYGAAQYCKARIANDEG, encoded by the exons ATGAATCTCGACATCGCTTGGGTGCTTGCAAGGTTTCTCTTAAGATTAGGATTGCCGTTTCATGGTCATGATGAGAGCATATCATCTACAAATAGAGGTATATTTCTTGAACTTTTGCAATGGTATGGAGCCATGGATCAGGAAGTTGGAAGCATTATATTACAAAATGCtccaaaaaatgaaatgatgtgttatccaaaaattcaaaaagataTTGTTGATGCTTGTGCAAAAGAAACAATCAAAGCTATTATTGAAGACTTGGATGGTGATTATTTCGGAATACTGGTTGATGAATCGAAGGATATATCACACAAGGAGCAAATGGCACTTGTTCTACGATATGTTGACAAAAAAGGTGAAGTGATAGAGCGATTTGTTGGTATTGTCCATGTTAATGATACATCTGCACGATCAATGAAGGAAACAATCTATTCTTTTCTTTCGGATCACTCATTAAGTCCATCCCAAATACGTGGGCAAGGTTATGATGGTGCTAGTAACATGCAAGGAGAACTAAATGGTCTTAAAAGTTTAATTTTGCGTGATACTCCATCTGCATATTCCACCCATTGTTTTGCTCACCAATTGCAGTTGACACTTGTGGCTCTTGCGAAGAAAAATACAGATGTGGATGATTTTTTTTGTATAGTTACTAATGTATTGAATATTGTTGGAGCATCTTATAAGCGCAGGGATTTGCTCAGACAACATCAAGCTGCAAAGTTAGAAGAGTTGCTCATTTCTGGTGAAGTGCACACAGGACGGGGACTAAATCAAGAACGTGGGCTTCAACGACCAG AAGATGGATCAAGATATTGTCAATGCTATGGGGCTGCTCAATACTGCAAAGCAAGAATTGCAAATGATGAGGGATAG
- the LOC132611217 gene encoding uncharacterized protein LOC132611217 isoform X1, which translates to MNLDIAWVLARFLLRLGLPFHGHDESISSTNRGIFLELLQWYGAMDQEVGSIILQNAPKNEMMCYPKIQKDIVDACAKETIKAIIEDLDGDYFGILVDESKDISHKEQMALVLRYVDKKGEVIERFVGIVHVNDTSARSMKETIYSFLSDHSLSPSQIRGQGYDGASNMQGELNGLKSLILRDTPSAYSTHCFAHQLQLTLVALAKKNTDVDDFFCIVTNVLNIVGASYKRRDLLRQHQAAKLEELLISGEVHTGRGLNQERGLQRPGDTRWGSHYKTLQNFIDIFPSILYVLEFAACECPNYIDRLTAESLADKIKGFDFVFMLHLMLEVLKKTNYLNCSLQKMDQDIVNAMGLLNTAKQELQMMRDRGWKSLLDDAFSFCNNHEIFIPKMDANYIPGKSKRRALDVTYSHHFRVGIFLSCY; encoded by the coding sequence ATGAATCTCGACATCGCTTGGGTGCTTGCAAGGTTTCTCTTAAGATTAGGATTGCCGTTTCATGGTCATGATGAGAGCATATCATCTACAAATAGAGGTATATTTCTTGAACTTTTGCAATGGTATGGAGCCATGGATCAGGAAGTTGGAAGCATTATATTACAAAATGCtccaaaaaatgaaatgatgtgttatccaaaaattcaaaaagataTTGTTGATGCTTGTGCAAAAGAAACAATCAAAGCTATTATTGAAGACTTGGATGGTGATTATTTCGGAATACTGGTTGATGAATCGAAGGATATATCACACAAGGAGCAAATGGCACTTGTTCTACGATATGTTGACAAAAAAGGTGAAGTGATAGAGCGATTTGTTGGTATTGTCCATGTTAATGATACATCTGCACGATCAATGAAGGAAACAATCTATTCTTTTCTTTCGGATCACTCATTAAGTCCATCCCAAATACGTGGGCAAGGTTATGATGGTGCTAGTAACATGCAAGGAGAACTAAATGGTCTTAAAAGTTTAATTTTGCGTGATACTCCATCTGCATATTCCACCCATTGTTTTGCTCACCAATTGCAGTTGACACTTGTGGCTCTTGCGAAGAAAAATACAGATGTGGATGATTTTTTTTGTATAGTTACTAATGTATTGAATATTGTTGGAGCATCTTATAAGCGCAGGGATTTGCTCAGACAACATCAAGCTGCAAAGTTAGAAGAGTTGCTCATTTCTGGTGAAGTGCACACAGGACGGGGACTAAATCAAGAACGTGGGCTTCAACGACCAGGTGACACTCGTTGGGGTTCTCATTATAAAACATTACAGAATTTCATTGATATATTTCCATCAATTCTTTATGTTCTTGAATTTGCTGCATGTGAGTGTCCAAATTATATCGATAGACTTACAGCTGAAAGTCTTGCGGATAAGATTAAggggtttgattttgtttttatgTTGCACTTGATGTTGGAAGTTCTGAAGAAGACAAATTATTTGAACTGCTCATTACAGAAGATGGATCAAGATATTGTCAATGCTATGGGGCTGCTCAATACTGCAAAGCAAGAATTGCAAATGATGAGGGATAGGGGATGGAAATCATTACTCGATGATGCCTTTTCTTTTTGTAATAACCATGAGATATTTATTCCGAAGATGGATGCTAACTACATTCCTGGGAAGTCGAAACGTAGAGC
- the LOC132611217 gene encoding uncharacterized protein LOC132611217 isoform X2, whose protein sequence is MNLDIAWVLARFLLRLGLPFHGHDESISSTNRGIFLELLQWYGAMDQEVGSIILQNAPKNEMMCYPKIQKDIVDACAKETIKAIIEDLDGDYFGILVDESKDISHKEQMALVLRYVDKKGEVIERFVGIVHVNDTSARSMKETIYSFLSDHSLSPSQIRGQGYDGASNMQGELNGLKSLILRDTPSAYSTHCFAHQLQLTLVALAKKNTDVDDFFCIVTNVLNIVGASYKRRDLLRQHQAAKLEELLISGEVHTGRGLNQERGLQRPVLKKTNYLNCSLQKMDQDIVNAMGLLNTAKQELQMMRDRGWKSLLDDAFSFCNNHEIFIPKMDANYIPGKSKRRALDVTYSHHFRVGIFLSCY, encoded by the exons ATGAATCTCGACATCGCTTGGGTGCTTGCAAGGTTTCTCTTAAGATTAGGATTGCCGTTTCATGGTCATGATGAGAGCATATCATCTACAAATAGAGGTATATTTCTTGAACTTTTGCAATGGTATGGAGCCATGGATCAGGAAGTTGGAAGCATTATATTACAAAATGCtccaaaaaatgaaatgatgtgttatccaaaaattcaaaaagataTTGTTGATGCTTGTGCAAAAGAAACAATCAAAGCTATTATTGAAGACTTGGATGGTGATTATTTCGGAATACTGGTTGATGAATCGAAGGATATATCACACAAGGAGCAAATGGCACTTGTTCTACGATATGTTGACAAAAAAGGTGAAGTGATAGAGCGATTTGTTGGTATTGTCCATGTTAATGATACATCTGCACGATCAATGAAGGAAACAATCTATTCTTTTCTTTCGGATCACTCATTAAGTCCATCCCAAATACGTGGGCAAGGTTATGATGGTGCTAGTAACATGCAAGGAGAACTAAATGGTCTTAAAAGTTTAATTTTGCGTGATACTCCATCTGCATATTCCACCCATTGTTTTGCTCACCAATTGCAGTTGACACTTGTGGCTCTTGCGAAGAAAAATACAGATGTGGATGATTTTTTTTGTATAGTTACTAATGTATTGAATATTGTTGGAGCATCTTATAAGCGCAGGGATTTGCTCAGACAACATCAAGCTGCAAAGTTAGAAGAGTTGCTCATTTCTGGTGAAGTGCACACAGGACGGGGACTAAATCAAGAACGTGGGCTTCAACGACCAG TTCTGAAGAAGACAAATTATTTGAACTGCTCATTACAGAAGATGGATCAAGATATTGTCAATGCTATGGGGCTGCTCAATACTGCAAAGCAAGAATTGCAAATGATGAGGGATAGGGGATGGAAATCATTACTCGATGATGCCTTTTCTTTTTGTAATAACCATGAGATATTTATTCCGAAGATGGATGCTAACTACATTCCTGGGAAGTCGAAACGTAGAGC